A single genomic interval of Lactococcus sp. S-13 harbors:
- a CDS encoding helix-turn-helix domain-containing protein encodes MAFHEQLTKLVQSSNKSFNQIERELGYPRNALANYRQNSKNPSTKRLKELADYFGVAPEHLLGRDERYTYDKTILLFESLKMESKQKFLDYALRKLGRENFEKGIL; translated from the coding sequence TTGGCATTCCACGAACAATTGACAAAATTAGTCCAATCTTCTAATAAATCTTTCAACCAAATTGAGCGAGAATTAGGCTATCCCAGAAATGCCCTTGCGAATTATCGTCAGAATAGCAAAAATCCTAGCACAAAACGTTTGAAGGAATTAGCAGATTATTTTGGTGTTGCTCCTGAGCATCTGCTCGGACGTGATGAGCGTTATACTTATGATAAAACAATCTTGCTTTTTGAAAGCCTAAAAATGGAAAGCAAACAAAAATTTTTAGACTACGCCTTACGAAAATTGGGGCGAGAAAACTTTGAAAAAGGTATCTTGTGA
- a CDS encoding DUF4931 domain-containing protein, whose product MSKNTMNPLVFNTQINAVKYAQAPQNSTRCPFCDTEHLTNILRISDHKIWLKNKFPTLEDAEMTVIIESDKHLGDISTYDSAENRSVFRFAFDCWDEMIQSELYQSVLMFKNFGPRSGGTLRHPHLQVVGLKNLDGYAQISPENFTGVEIRKNGVTVTLSTEPIMGFVEFNVLISDLDKVEDLADFVHEITAYLMSDYMDGRCDSYNLFFHHLDGKYICKIVPRFITSPYYIGYKIPQVNRLEKLREIADEIKMRLEKNVE is encoded by the coding sequence ATGAGCAAAAACACAATGAACCCTTTAGTCTTTAATACGCAAATCAATGCGGTTAAATATGCACAAGCTCCACAAAATTCAACACGCTGTCCCTTTTGTGATACGGAACATTTGACGAATATTTTGCGGATTTCAGATCATAAAATTTGGTTGAAAAATAAATTCCCTACACTCGAAGACGCGGAAATGACGGTGATTATTGAGTCTGATAAACATTTAGGAGATATTTCAACTTATGACTCGGCTGAAAATCGCTCGGTTTTCCGTTTTGCTTTTGACTGCTGGGACGAGATGATTCAATCTGAGCTTTACCAGTCGGTTTTGATGTTCAAAAACTTTGGGCCACGTTCTGGCGGAACTTTGCGCCACCCTCATTTGCAGGTGGTCGGGCTGAAAAATCTTGATGGTTATGCGCAAATTTCTCCAGAGAATTTTACAGGCGTTGAAATCAGAAAAAATGGTGTTACAGTCACGCTCTCAACCGAGCCCATCATGGGTTTTGTGGAGTTCAATGTTTTGATTTCTGACTTGGACAAAGTTGAGGATTTGGCAGATTTTGTGCATGAAATCACGGCCTATTTGATGAGCGACTATATGGACGGGCGCTGCGATTCTTATAACTTATTTTTCCATCATTTAGACGGGAAATATATCTGTAAAATCGTGCCACGATTTATCACGTCGCCTTACTACATTGGCTACAAGATTCCACAGGTCAATCGCCTAGAAAAACTCAGAGAAATTGCTGACGAAATCAAAATGAGACTAGAAAAAAATGTTGAATAA
- the mnmA gene encoding tRNA 2-thiouridine(34) synthase MnmA, with protein MPAQTRVVVGMSGGVDSSVTALLLKEQGYDVIGVFMKNWDDTDENGVCTATEDYKDVAAVADQIGVPYYSVNFEKEYWDRVFEYFLAEYRAGRTPNPDVMCNKEIKFKAFLDYAMELGADYVATGHYAQVKTDENGVVHMLRGADNNKDQTYFLSQLTQEQLKKTMFPLGHLEKPEVRKIAEKAGLATAKKKDSTGICFIGEKNFKNFLSEYLPAQSGKMMTLDGVEMGTHAGLMYYTIGQRGGLGIGGQHGQLTSDPWFVVGKDLKTNTLYVGQGFHHEHLYSTSLDASNLSFTHEMPETFDLHCTAKFRYRQADTGVTIHVNGDKVTVDFDEPVRAITPGQAVVFYDGEECLGGALIDVAYKAAQVMQYQ; from the coding sequence ATGCCAGCACAAACTCGCGTCGTCGTCGGAATGTCCGGCGGTGTAGACAGCTCAGTCACAGCCCTGCTCCTCAAAGAACAAGGCTATGACGTCATCGGCGTTTTCATGAAAAACTGGGACGATACCGATGAAAATGGCGTCTGCACAGCGACAGAAGACTACAAAGACGTGGCAGCGGTAGCCGACCAGATTGGCGTTCCTTACTACTCCGTCAACTTTGAAAAAGAGTATTGGGATCGCGTTTTTGAATACTTCCTTGCCGAATATCGCGCAGGACGTACACCCAATCCCGATGTCATGTGCAACAAAGAAATTAAATTCAAAGCCTTTTTAGATTATGCGATGGAACTCGGTGCAGATTATGTGGCCACAGGTCACTACGCTCAAGTTAAAACAGACGAAAATGGCGTGGTTCATATGCTCCGTGGCGCGGACAATAACAAAGACCAAACTTATTTCCTTAGCCAACTCACCCAAGAACAACTTAAAAAGACCATGTTTCCTTTAGGTCACTTGGAAAAGCCAGAAGTACGTAAAATCGCTGAAAAAGCAGGACTTGCTACAGCCAAGAAAAAAGATTCCACAGGAATTTGCTTCATCGGTGAAAAGAACTTCAAAAATTTCCTCAGTGAATATCTCCCTGCTCAATCTGGGAAAATGATGACCCTTGATGGCGTTGAAATGGGAACTCACGCAGGCTTGATGTATTATACGATTGGCCAACGTGGCGGACTCGGGATCGGAGGCCAACACGGACAATTGACCAGTGATCCTTGGTTCGTTGTCGGAAAAGACCTGAAAACCAATACGCTTTATGTTGGACAAGGCTTCCACCACGAACACCTCTATTCAACCAGCCTTGATGCTAGCAACCTTAGCTTCACGCATGAAATGCCAGAAACTTTTGACTTGCACTGCACAGCCAAATTCCGCTATCGTCAAGCAGATACAGGCGTGACTATTCATGTCAATGGTGACAAAGTCACTGTTGATTTTGACGAACCTGTCCGTGCGATTACTCCAGGACAAGCCGTTGTCTTTTATGACGGTGAAGAATGTCTGGGAGGAGCACTCATTGACGTGGCCTACAAAGCTGCTCAAGTGATGCAATATCAATAA
- the rpsA gene encoding 30S ribosomal protein S1 — translation MNEFETLLNSVEDVKVRDVVKGEILSVENGQATVAIVGTGVEGVLTLREITNDKDADINTFVKAGDVLDLLVIKQIVGKEAEGANVYLLSLKRLEARKAWTQLEGKEGEIVTVKVTKDVKGGLSVDYNGVRGFIPASMIDTYFVKDTKKFVGEEIEAKIIEVNASENRFILSRRAVVEAEAIEMRKEAFAQLQEGDIVEGTVSRVTNFGAFVDLGGIDGLVHVSELSHNRIKRPSDAVKPGDVVNVKILKLDPEAGRLSLSLKATQAGPWEQVEEKAPVGSTVEGTVKRLTDFGAFVELYPGVEGLVHVSQISWERVENPKDVLKVGQVVNVKVLDVKPEEERISLSIKALEEAPARPARNNDNDGEKRDRKPRAPRKVAKPSYDLPETQEGFSLADFLGEDFDINDL, via the coding sequence ATGAACGAATTTGAAACACTATTAAACAGCGTTGAAGACGTTAAAGTACGCGACGTCGTTAAAGGCGAAATCCTTTCAGTCGAAAACGGGCAAGCAACTGTTGCCATCGTAGGAACTGGTGTCGAAGGTGTCCTTACGCTTCGCGAAATCACAAACGATAAAGATGCTGATATCAATACATTCGTTAAAGCTGGTGATGTTCTTGACTTACTCGTAATTAAACAAATCGTTGGTAAAGAAGCAGAAGGCGCAAACGTATACCTTCTTTCATTGAAACGTCTTGAAGCTCGCAAAGCTTGGACTCAATTGGAAGGCAAAGAAGGCGAAATCGTAACAGTTAAAGTTACTAAAGACGTTAAAGGCGGACTTTCAGTAGATTATAACGGTGTACGTGGATTTATCCCTGCATCTATGATCGATACCTACTTCGTAAAAGATACTAAGAAATTTGTCGGCGAAGAAATCGAAGCTAAAATCATCGAAGTTAACGCTTCAGAAAACCGCTTCATCCTTAGCCGTCGTGCTGTTGTTGAAGCTGAAGCAATCGAAATGCGCAAAGAAGCATTTGCTCAACTTCAAGAAGGCGATATCGTTGAAGGTACAGTTTCACGCGTAACTAACTTCGGTGCATTCGTTGACCTTGGTGGTATCGACGGATTGGTTCACGTTTCTGAACTTTCACATAACCGCATCAAACGTCCATCAGACGCCGTTAAACCTGGCGATGTTGTTAACGTTAAAATCTTGAAACTTGATCCAGAAGCTGGACGTCTTTCACTTTCACTTAAAGCAACTCAAGCTGGTCCTTGGGAACAAGTTGAAGAAAAAGCTCCAGTTGGCTCAACTGTTGAAGGAACTGTTAAACGTTTGACAGACTTCGGTGCCTTTGTTGAACTTTACCCAGGTGTTGAAGGACTTGTTCACGTTTCACAAATCTCTTGGGAACGTGTTGAAAATCCAAAAGACGTCCTTAAAGTTGGTCAAGTTGTGAACGTAAAAGTTCTCGACGTGAAACCAGAAGAAGAACGTATCTCACTTTCTATCAAAGCGCTTGAAGAAGCTCCTGCTCGTCCAGCTCGTAACAACGACAACGATGGCGAAAAACGTGACCGCAAACCTCGCGCACCACGTAAAGTTGCTAAACCTTCATACGATTTGCCAGAAACACAAGAAGGCTTCTCACTTGCTGACTTCCTCGGCGAAGACTTCGATATTAACGATTTGTAA